Proteins encoded in a region of the Triticum dicoccoides isolate Atlit2015 ecotype Zavitan chromosome 3A, WEW_v2.0, whole genome shotgun sequence genome:
- the LOC119273521 gene encoding probable calcium-binding protein CML31, with amino-acid sequence MVATKTGELRALFLSLDRDADGRISAAELRGCMRATLGEDVPVEEAEALVASADADGDGLLCEAEFLELAQQAAWAGDAGEEDDELRIRALREAFGMYEMEGQGCITPASLGRMLGRLGAERGAGECRAMICRFDLDGDGVLSFDEFKIMMS; translated from the coding sequence ATGGTTGCCACAAAGACGGGCGAGCTGAGGGCGCTGTTCTTGTCACTGGACCGGGACGCGGACGGCAGGATCTCCGCCGCGGAGCTGCGGGGGTGCATGCGGGCGACGCTGGGCGAGGACGTGCCGGTCGAGGAGGCCGAGGCGCTGGTGGCGTCCGCAGACGCGGACGGCGACGGGCTGCTGTGCGAGGCCGAGTTCCTCGAGCTGGCGCAGCAGGCGGCCTGGGCGGGCGACGCgggggaggaggacgacgagcTGAGGATCCGGGCGCTGAGGGAGGCGTTCGGGATGTACGAGATGGAGGGGCAGGGGTGCATTACGCCGGCCAGCCTGGGGCGGATGCTCGGCAGGCTCGGGGCCGAGCGGGGCGCCGGCGAGTGCCGCGCCATGATCTGCCGGTTCGACCTCGATGGCGACGGCGTGCTCAGCTTCGATGAGTTCAAGATCATGATGAGCTAG
- the LOC119273522 gene encoding probable calcium-binding protein CML31 produces MVATKSGELRALFASLDQDSDGRVSAAELRGCMRATLGEDVPAEEAEALVASADADGDGLLCEAEFLELAQQAAWASAEDEDNEQRTRALREAFGMYEMEGQGCITPASLGRMLGRLGTERGAGECRAMICRFDLDGDGVLSFDEFKIMMS; encoded by the coding sequence ATGGTTGCGACAAAGTCGGGCGAGCTGAGGGCGCTATTCGCGTCGCTGGACCAGGACAGCGACGGCCGGGTCTCCGCGGCAGAGCTGCGGGGGTGCATGCGGGCAACGCTGGGCGAGGACGTGCCGGCAGAGGAGGCCGAGGCACTGGTGGCGTCGGCGGACGCGGACGGCGACGGGCTGCTGTGCGAGGCCGAGTTCCTCGAGCTGGCGCAGCAGGCGGCCTGGGCGagcgccgaggacgaggacaaCGAGCAGAGGACCCGGGCGCTGAGGGAGGCGTTCGGGATGTACGAGATGGAGGGGCAGGGGTGCATCACGCCGGCCAGCCTCGGGCGGATGCTCGGCAGGCTCGGCACCGAGCGGGGCGCCGGCGAGTGCCGCGCCATGATCTGCCGGTTCGACCTCGACGGCGACGGCGTGCTCAGCTTCGACGAGTTCAAGATCATGATGAGCTAG